The nucleotide window CTTAATAACGGAACGGGAGGTTGCCTTGGGAACCTGGCGCACATCGCGGGGAATGTTCAAGGCCTGGTAGCAAGCGTTTGTCGTGATGATGGCCCCGAAGATGAGAGGCTTAAGAACGATAAAGACAAAGTCGGTCAGCGTAAGTGCGTTTAGGATTTCTGTACTGAGGTAGGACCAGGTCAGCTGAATGTTGATGATGTTCCCTGTAAGAAGGATGATTCCCTTGGTAAGCAGGAACCCTGAAATGATGGCGCTGGTGCTGAAGATGATGTTCATGAAGAACATGGCGATGCATCCGCCAAAGAGACCTGGCATAACAAGGTAACGGATGGGATCCACGCCCATAGTTGCCAGGGCGTCCACTTCGGAGTTGATCACCATGCTTCCGATGTATGTTGTAAGGGATGATCCGCTTCGACCTGCAATCAAGAATGCGGTGAGGATGGGACCCAACTCTCGGACAATCACGACCACAATGAGACTACCCACCACATCGGACAAACCCATTTTGC belongs to Fibrobacter sp. and includes:
- a CDS encoding ABC transporter permease, with product MKKKKNVRNWQRLTIFGKIFHKLGLFLLHRPSGQQVALFWNAIKSLFSSNRNFKTDTRNIIMQTFFTGVEIFPILFIVATLFGTVVIIEVISLMGKMGLSDVVGSLIVVVIVRELGPILTAFLIAGRSGSSLTTYIGSMVINSEVDALATMGVDPIRYLVMPGLFGGCIAMFFMNIIFSTSAIISGFLLTKGIILLTGNIINIQLTWSYLSTEILNALTLTDFVFIVLKPLIFGAIITTNACYQALNIPRDVRQVPKATSRSVIKSFLYVVCADVVLSIFYFVDYINNLNTLI